Proteins found in one Enterococcus sp. 9D6_DIV0238 genomic segment:
- a CDS encoding winged helix-turn-helix transcriptional regulator — protein sequence MEQVKTTEFALCPKFEKAFAILGKKWNGLIIDVLLENGPQRFGELRQKIPELSDRVLVERLKELEAEGVIAKAVRCDESSRLEYFLTNKGKDLQQAMEQIQEWAEKWVTAEECS from the coding sequence ATGGAGCAAGTAAAAACAACTGAATTTGCACTATGCCCCAAGTTTGAAAAGGCCTTTGCGATTCTAGGAAAGAAATGGAATGGTTTGATCATTGATGTGCTATTAGAAAATGGCCCTCAACGATTTGGTGAACTGCGCCAAAAAATTCCTGAATTAAGTGATCGCGTGTTAGTCGAAAGACTAAAAGAGCTTGAAGCAGAAGGCGTTATTGCAAAAGCTGTTCGTTGTGACGAAAGCAGTCGCTTAGAATATTTCCTTACAAATAAAGGTAAGGATCTGCAGCAAGCGATGGAACAAATTCAAGAATGGGCAGAAAAATGGGTCACTGCTGAAGAATGCAGTTGA
- the pheT gene encoding phenylalanine--tRNA ligase subunit beta: protein MLVSYKWLSEYLDLSKISAKELSDKMSVTGIEVEGVEVPEDGLKKIVVGEVKECIPHPNSDHLSICQVDIGEEELSQIVCGAPNVKAGIKVIVALPGSRITGNQKIKKGKMRGEVSNGMICSLQELGYSDNVIPKAYSDGIYYLPDEAVNGTDVFPYLDMDDHIIELSITPNRADALSMRGVAYEVGAIYRQTPSFNDEPLMEDMSETASDYIDVEVMDTKDAPAYQIRIIKDVKIAESPLWLQNRLMNEGIRPINNVVDVTNYILLLFGQPLHAFDYDKLNSKKILVRRGNKGEELVTLDGEKRELSSENIVITNGDIPVALAGVMGGADSEITDGTTTVALESALFDSLSIRRTSKEFNLRSESSSRFEKGINQATVGEAGDVAAAMIAKLAGGTVVSGKSVGSKVTLEEVNVSVTIDRINEYLGTTLNEAIISEIFEALGFNYSFNNGEYTVTVPPRRWDISIEADLIEEVARIYGYDNLPSTLPKGETVAGSLTDSQQLVRKIKGLLEGSGLSEAISYALTTEEKSSQFMMRSSEATKLQWPMSEERSTLRMNLISGLLDDVLYNTARKNSNVGLYEIGRVFYKNEDEAQELPYEENHLAVAISGNQTIKDWQTKETPVDFYTVKGILEGMFDSIGLKDVVTYEAVNDYAEMHPGRTALVKIDEKVIGFVGQVHPTIAKEYDIPETYVAELNLQAIVEVSGHSFVYQQVTKFPAISRDIALLVDETVTNQALVETITMNAGKYLQSVHLFDVYQGANIADGKKSMAYSLTFVNSEATLVDEEINQSLTKVEKALVEQFDVSIR from the coding sequence ATGTTAGTTTCTTATAAATGGTTAAGTGAGTATTTAGATCTTTCTAAAATTTCTGCTAAAGAATTATCTGATAAAATGTCTGTGACAGGGATCGAAGTCGAAGGTGTGGAAGTACCTGAAGATGGATTGAAAAAAATTGTTGTGGGCGAGGTCAAAGAATGCATTCCTCATCCCAATTCAGATCATTTATCGATTTGCCAAGTGGACATCGGTGAAGAAGAATTGTCTCAGATCGTCTGTGGTGCGCCCAATGTTAAAGCTGGGATCAAAGTGATCGTGGCTCTGCCTGGTTCTCGTATTACAGGAAATCAAAAAATCAAAAAAGGAAAAATGCGTGGAGAGGTTTCAAATGGAATGATTTGTTCTCTTCAAGAATTGGGTTATTCAGATAATGTTATTCCTAAAGCTTATTCGGATGGAATTTATTATCTGCCTGATGAGGCTGTGAATGGGACAGATGTGTTTCCTTATTTAGATATGGATGATCATATCATCGAATTATCGATTACACCAAATCGTGCTGATGCGCTGAGTATGCGCGGTGTAGCTTATGAAGTTGGCGCGATTTATCGTCAGACACCTTCTTTCAATGACGAACCCTTGATGGAAGATATGAGCGAAACAGCCTCTGATTACATTGATGTTGAAGTAATGGATACAAAAGATGCACCAGCGTATCAAATCAGAATCATCAAAGATGTAAAAATTGCAGAAAGCCCACTCTGGCTGCAAAATCGTTTGATGAATGAAGGAATCCGTCCAATCAATAATGTCGTTGATGTAACGAACTATATTTTATTGCTTTTTGGTCAACCATTACATGCGTTTGATTATGATAAATTAAATAGCAAGAAGATCCTTGTTAGAAGAGGAAATAAAGGGGAAGAGCTAGTAACCTTAGACGGGGAAAAAAGAGAGCTATCAAGCGAGAATATCGTTATTACAAATGGTGACATTCCAGTTGCCCTTGCTGGTGTTATGGGCGGAGCAGATTCAGAAATCACAGATGGGACAACAACTGTAGCGTTAGAGTCTGCCTTGTTTGATTCATTATCTATCCGCAGAACATCCAAAGAATTCAATTTACGCAGCGAATCTTCCAGTCGTTTTGAAAAAGGAATCAATCAAGCAACGGTTGGAGAAGCGGGAGATGTAGCTGCTGCAATGATTGCAAAACTTGCAGGCGGAACTGTTGTTTCAGGAAAGAGTGTAGGTTCAAAAGTCACTCTTGAGGAAGTAAACGTTAGTGTGACGATCGATCGTATCAACGAATACCTTGGAACGACTTTAAATGAAGCAATCATCAGCGAAATTTTTGAAGCATTAGGATTTAACTATTCATTCAATAATGGAGAATATACAGTGACTGTACCTCCAAGACGTTGGGATATTTCAATTGAAGCGGATTTGATCGAAGAGGTGGCTAGAATTTATGGCTATGACAATTTACCTTCGACATTACCAAAAGGAGAAACAGTTGCTGGAAGCTTAACTGATAGTCAACAGCTAGTCCGTAAAATAAAAGGGCTATTGGAAGGCAGCGGACTTAGTGAAGCGATTAGCTATGCATTGACAACAGAAGAAAAATCTAGTCAATTTATGATGAGATCAAGCGAAGCAACAAAACTTCAATGGCCAATGAGTGAGGAGCGTTCTACGTTAAGAATGAACCTGATTTCAGGTTTATTGGATGACGTTCTTTATAACACGGCGCGTAAGAATTCAAATGTTGGCTTATATGAAATCGGACGAGTTTTTTATAAAAATGAAGATGAAGCTCAAGAATTACCCTATGAAGAAAATCATTTAGCAGTAGCTATTTCAGGAAATCAAACGATAAAAGATTGGCAAACAAAAGAAACACCCGTTGATTTTTATACAGTTAAAGGGATCTTAGAAGGTATGTTTGATTCGATCGGATTAAAAGATGTCGTGACGTATGAAGCGGTCAATGACTACGCTGAAATGCATCCAGGAAGAACAGCGTTAGTAAAAATCGATGAGAAGGTCATTGGCTTTGTCGGACAAGTTCATCCCACAATTGCAAAAGAATATGATATTCCAGAAACTTATGTTGCGGAATTGAACTTACAAGCGATCGTTGAAGTAAGCGGACATTCGTTTGTCTACCAACAAGTTACAAAATTCCCAGCGATTTCTAGGGATATTGCACTTTTAGTAGATGAAACTGTCACAAATCAAGCATTAGTTGAAACAATTACAATGAATGCTGGAAAATACTTGCAATCTGTTCATTTGTTCGATGTATATCAAGGCGCGAACATTGCAGACGGGAAAAAATCAATGGCTTACAGCCTGACATTTGTTAACTCAGAAGCAACGTTAGTAGATGAAGAAATCAACCAATCGCTAACAAAAGTGGAAAAAGCATTAGTTGAACAATTTGATGTAAGCATTAGATAA
- the addA gene encoding helicase-exonuclease AddAB subunit AddA yields the protein MSKEIPLRPENELFTDNQWQAVFDGDENILVSASAGSGKTTVLVRRVIEKLKSGTDIDRLLIVTYTEAAAKEMKERIQVALQKAITNESDAEKKQHFIRQLTLLPTANISTLHAFCLTVIRRFYYLIDMDPVFRLLTDETEMLLLKEDVWDELRETFYAENREPFYQLTGNFSNDRSDERLTRLVFSLYEFAKANPDPKQWLTHLADSYRADGKLGDSILFQEFIKPQVMETLMRCVERYEEMIQLTEGEEKLEKIAVLARNEKEFVETFSSLLADDDLEAGFEVSKTVTFERYPTVRVEELKEIASQAKGLREQNKKAITTVIDDLFTLSPQKMKEIMAQAFPVVEEMARVGQAFIKAYGRQKLAKGLVDFNDLEHFTLAILAKKDADGWHATEASTYYRDKFDEVLVDEYQDINRLQETILYWLRRPDASEGNLFMVGDVKQSIYSFRLADPTLFIEKYNQYGQNKEGKRIVLAENFRSRKNVLDFTNLVFEQLMDERVGQIAYDEAARLVHGFDQFEEAENYDTELLIYEKKAAKTEEVTIIDESQLVLEDKTEGELHMTALKIRELVDQKFMIYDKANKTNRPVTYKDIVLLTPTKKNNLTILEIFKTAGIPIQVNDAQNYFQATEVQSMVSLLQIIDNPYQDIPLAAVLRSPIVGLKENDLVEIRLAAKKSMYYDAFLAFNQKVELTKEQQAIQLKTMEFAQKLTKWREMARRNQLASLIWMIYQDTAYLDYVGGLPAGKQRQANLYALVDRAAAYEQTSFRGLFQFVRFIEKMQEKDKDLAEPVILSEENAVRVMTIHASKGLEFPIVFILDMTKEFNLGDLNERYIFDDRLGVGIRYLDQTERMLYDTLPFLAIKQAKLKKLLSEEMRKLYVALTRAEQKLYLVGSYNDQDALWKEWLKVGDVTTKVLPSENRLQGKSSLMNWVGMSLIRHQSMAKFQTEFVTEKIAGITTHTADFTLSFMTEKEIQEQFAALQFTNTAVENAQIDQTVDPNRIKQALLRLDYHYPYQLSTKTTNYQSVSEIKRVFEDPDNKEIAKIEVSDKNTFQPTPLIVHRMTEGELGKPRFIEKIQRATSMEIGTATHYLLQLLDLKQEPTTETIERLKNELVKTKIIQENIAREINIEQILAFYQTSLGKQLLAEPENVVREQPFSMLLKAEELIKDYPRETEDDLLIHGMIDGYIEQEESCILYDYKTDFVKDHKDPAEVSKIIQRYKGQLNLYKKALVEATNKPVSQVLLVLLTAGIIIDLDKEAIIEEINKN from the coding sequence ATGAGTAAGGAGATTCCTTTACGTCCAGAGAATGAGCTTTTTACGGACAATCAGTGGCAAGCAGTATTTGACGGGGATGAAAACATTTTGGTTTCTGCATCTGCGGGTTCTGGAAAAACGACCGTCCTTGTTCGCCGTGTGATCGAAAAACTAAAAAGTGGGACCGATATTGATCGATTACTGATCGTTACTTACACTGAAGCTGCCGCAAAAGAAATGAAAGAACGAATTCAAGTTGCCTTGCAAAAAGCAATTACCAATGAAAGTGATGCTGAAAAGAAACAACATTTTATTCGTCAATTGACATTGCTTCCTACTGCTAATATCAGTACGTTACATGCGTTTTGTTTGACGGTGATTCGTCGGTTTTACTATTTGATCGATATGGATCCTGTATTTCGACTGTTAACGGATGAAACAGAAATGCTTTTGTTAAAAGAAGATGTTTGGGATGAGTTGAGAGAAACATTTTATGCAGAAAACCGCGAACCCTTCTACCAATTGACAGGGAATTTTTCTAACGATCGAAGCGACGAAAGGCTAACACGCTTGGTATTTTCACTTTATGAATTTGCTAAAGCAAATCCTGATCCTAAACAATGGCTTACTCATTTGGCGGATAGCTATCGAGCAGATGGTAAACTGGGAGATTCGATCTTATTTCAAGAATTTATAAAGCCCCAAGTGATGGAAACTTTAATGCGCTGTGTGGAACGTTATGAGGAAATGATACAGTTGACTGAAGGGGAAGAAAAACTCGAAAAAATCGCTGTACTTGCTCGAAATGAAAAGGAGTTTGTAGAGACATTCAGCAGTCTGTTAGCAGACGATGATCTAGAAGCTGGTTTTGAAGTTTCAAAAACAGTGACGTTTGAACGATACCCAACAGTTAGAGTTGAGGAATTAAAAGAAATTGCCAGTCAAGCAAAGGGATTACGTGAGCAAAACAAAAAGGCGATCACTACAGTTATTGACGATTTGTTTACTTTATCTCCGCAGAAAATGAAAGAGATCATGGCTCAGGCCTTCCCTGTTGTTGAGGAAATGGCACGAGTCGGTCAAGCTTTTATCAAGGCGTATGGTAGACAAAAATTAGCCAAAGGCTTGGTTGATTTTAATGATCTGGAACATTTTACCTTAGCCATTTTGGCAAAAAAAGATGCGGATGGCTGGCATGCCACAGAAGCATCCACTTATTATCGGGATAAATTTGATGAAGTACTTGTCGACGAATATCAAGATATCAACCGGCTGCAGGAAACGATTCTTTACTGGCTGAGACGACCAGATGCTTCAGAGGGGAATTTATTCATGGTGGGTGACGTGAAGCAGTCGATCTATTCCTTTCGTTTAGCAGATCCTACGTTGTTCATTGAGAAATATAACCAATATGGACAAAATAAAGAAGGAAAAAGAATTGTTTTAGCAGAAAATTTCCGTTCGAGAAAGAATGTATTAGACTTTACGAACTTAGTTTTTGAACAGCTGATGGATGAACGAGTTGGCCAAATTGCCTATGATGAAGCAGCGCGATTGGTTCATGGATTTGATCAATTTGAAGAAGCTGAAAATTATGATACAGAACTATTGATTTATGAAAAAAAAGCTGCTAAAACTGAAGAAGTGACAATAATAGATGAGAGCCAGCTGGTTTTAGAAGACAAAACAGAGGGCGAACTGCACATGACTGCTTTGAAAATCAGAGAATTAGTGGATCAAAAATTCATGATCTATGATAAAGCAAATAAAACCAATCGCCCTGTAACATACAAAGATATTGTGCTGCTGACGCCAACGAAGAAAAATAATTTGACGATCTTAGAGATTTTTAAAACAGCAGGAATTCCAATTCAAGTGAATGATGCACAGAATTATTTTCAAGCAACAGAAGTACAAAGTATGGTTTCTCTTCTACAGATCATTGATAATCCATATCAAGACATCCCACTCGCTGCAGTATTACGTTCGCCGATTGTTGGTTTGAAGGAAAATGATTTAGTCGAAATTCGTCTGGCAGCGAAAAAAAGTATGTATTATGATGCTTTTTTAGCATTCAACCAAAAAGTAGAGTTGACCAAAGAGCAACAGGCAATACAACTGAAAACAATGGAATTTGCACAAAAATTGACAAAATGGCGGGAAATGGCAAGACGTAATCAACTAGCTTCTTTGATTTGGATGATCTATCAAGATACTGCTTATTTAGATTATGTTGGCGGACTGCCTGCTGGTAAACAGCGTCAAGCAAACTTGTATGCGCTGGTCGATCGTGCTGCGGCATATGAACAAACAAGTTTTCGCGGGTTATTTCAATTTGTACGATTTATTGAAAAAATGCAGGAAAAGGACAAAGATTTAGCTGAACCTGTCATTTTGAGTGAGGAAAATGCTGTTCGTGTCATGACGATCCATGCTAGTAAAGGGCTTGAGTTTCCGATCGTCTTTATTTTAGATATGACTAAAGAATTCAATTTAGGAGATTTAAATGAACGATATATCTTTGATGATCGGTTAGGTGTAGGAATTCGTTATCTTGATCAGACAGAGCGGATGCTGTATGATACATTGCCGTTTTTAGCAATCAAGCAAGCAAAATTGAAAAAATTATTATCAGAAGAAATGCGTAAGCTTTATGTTGCATTGACCCGAGCTGAGCAAAAACTTTATTTGGTCGGTTCTTACAATGATCAGGATGCACTTTGGAAAGAATGGCTAAAAGTCGGGGATGTTACAACAAAAGTGCTGCCTAGTGAAAATCGTCTTCAAGGAAAAAGCAGCTTGATGAATTGGGTAGGGATGAGTTTGATCCGTCATCAAAGTATGGCAAAGTTTCAAACCGAATTTGTGACCGAAAAAATAGCGGGAATCACAACACATACGGCTGATTTTACTCTTTCATTTATGACTGAAAAAGAGATTCAAGAACAATTTGCTGCGCTTCAATTTACCAATACAGCTGTCGAGAACGCTCAAATAGATCAAACTGTTGATCCAAATAGGATAAAGCAAGCACTTCTTCGGTTGGATTATCATTACCCATACCAATTATCAACAAAAACGACCAATTATCAATCTGTTTCGGAAATCAAGCGTGTCTTTGAAGATCCTGATAATAAAGAAATTGCAAAAATCGAAGTAAGTGATAAAAACACCTTTCAGCCGACCCCCTTGATCGTTCATCGAATGACTGAGGGAGAGCTAGGAAAACCGAGATTTATTGAAAAAATCCAGCGGGCTACTTCAATGGAAATCGGTACGGCAACACACTATTTATTGCAGCTTTTAGACTTGAAGCAAGAACCAACAACAGAAACAATTGAACGACTAAAGAATGAACTAGTAAAAACAAAGATCATTCAGGAAAATATAGCAAGGGAAATCAATATTGAACAAATCCTGGCATTTTATCAGACGAGTTTAGGGAAGCAATTGTTAGCTGAGCCTGAAAACGTCGTTCGTGAACAACCATTTTCTATGTTGTTAAAGGCAGAAGAGCTGATCAAGGATTATCCACGAGAAACAGAAGATGATCTTTTGATTCACGGGATGATCGATGGGTATATCGAACAAGAAGAGTCCTGTATTTTATACGATTATAAAACCGATTTTGTAAAAGATCATAAAGATCCCGCTGAAGTGTCAAAAATCATTCAACGCTATAAAGGACAATTGAATCTTTATAAAAAAGCATTGGTAGAAGCAACGAATAAACCAGTAAGTCAGGTACTTCTAGTCTTACTGACTGCAGGGATCATCATTGATCTAGACAAAGAAGCAATAATTGAAGAAATCAATAAGAATTGA
- a CDS encoding amino acid ABC transporter permease codes for MSQLLTGNNLRFLFDGLKLTLYISFISIVLSTIFGTILAVLRNQKKGPLKFLASLYIEIVRNIPNLLWIYVIFLIFKIKSTPAGIVSFTVFTTAALAEIIRGGLNGVDKGQKEAARSQGFSNFQIILYIVLPQAIRNVLPAIVSQFVTVIKDTSFLYSVIALQELFGKSYILMGRYAQTEQVFMIYGLVALMYFVINFSISQFSRWLSRNWV; via the coding sequence ATGAGTCAACTTTTGACGGGGAATAATTTGCGCTTTTTATTCGATGGATTGAAGCTCACTCTTTATATTTCTTTTATTTCGATCGTTTTAAGTACGATTTTTGGTACTATTTTAGCTGTACTTCGAAATCAGAAAAAAGGACCTTTAAAGTTTTTGGCCAGTCTCTACATCGAGATCGTCCGCAATATTCCTAATTTACTATGGATTTATGTAATATTTTTGATCTTCAAGATCAAATCAACGCCAGCTGGAATCGTCAGCTTCACTGTTTTCACTACAGCTGCTTTAGCTGAAATTATCCGCGGTGGCTTAAATGGTGTTGACAAAGGACAAAAAGAAGCGGCACGCTCGCAGGGATTCAGCAATTTTCAAATCATTTTGTATATCGTCTTACCTCAGGCGATTCGAAATGTCCTGCCGGCAATCGTGTCTCAGTTCGTTACAGTGATCAAAGATACAAGTTTCTTATATTCAGTTATTGCTTTGCAAGAATTGTTTGGCAAGTCTTATATTTTGATGGGACGCTATGCTCAGACAGAGCAGGTCTTTATGATATACGGTCTCGTTGCCTTGATGTATTTTGTTATTAATTTTTCTATTTCTCAGTTTTCAAGATGGTTGTCTCGAAACTGGGTCTAA
- the pheS gene encoding phenylalanine--tRNA ligase subunit alpha, translating into MTLKAQLEALRDETLTKIQQVDDLNALNQIRVETLGKKGPITEVLRGMKDLSAEERPIVGSFANEIRDLLTEALEKRKEILEQSALNAALEQETIDVTLPGKQMTHGTRHVLSQVMEEIEDIFVGMGYQVVEGYEVESDHYNFERMNLPKDHPARDMQDTFYITDETLIRTHTSPVQARTMEKHDFSKGALRMISPGKVFRRDTDDATHSHQFHQIEGLVIDKNVTMGDLKGTLEVVMKKMFGEDRSIRLRPSYFPFTEPSVEVDVSCFKCGGAGCNVCKHTGWIEILGAGMVHPDVLKMSGIDPTEYTGFAFGLGPDRVAMLRYGVNDIRNFYQNDLRFLNQFKVKE; encoded by the coding sequence ATGACATTGAAAGCTCAGTTAGAAGCATTAAGAGATGAAACATTGACTAAGATCCAGCAAGTGGATGACCTTAATGCACTAAATCAAATCAGAGTAGAAACATTAGGGAAAAAAGGGCCCATCACAGAAGTTTTGAGAGGCATGAAAGATTTATCTGCAGAAGAACGTCCGATCGTGGGGAGTTTTGCAAATGAAATCCGAGATTTATTGACAGAAGCACTGGAAAAACGTAAAGAAATTTTGGAACAATCAGCTTTGAATGCTGCATTAGAGCAAGAAACGATTGACGTTACACTTCCAGGAAAACAAATGACTCATGGCACACGCCATGTCTTATCTCAAGTAATGGAAGAAATCGAAGATATTTTTGTTGGCATGGGCTATCAAGTTGTTGAGGGATATGAAGTCGAGTCAGATCATTACAATTTTGAACGGATGAATTTACCGAAAGACCATCCGGCACGTGATATGCAGGATACGTTTTACATTACAGATGAAACATTGATCCGCACACATACTTCTCCAGTTCAAGCACGTACAATGGAAAAACACGATTTTTCTAAAGGTGCACTTCGTATGATCTCTCCTGGGAAGGTTTTCCGTAGAGATACAGATGATGCGACTCATAGTCATCAATTCCATCAAATTGAAGGTTTAGTGATCGATAAAAATGTTACAATGGGTGATCTTAAAGGAACGCTAGAGGTTGTGATGAAAAAAATGTTTGGTGAAGATCGCAGCATTCGTCTGCGTCCAAGCTATTTCCCGTTTACAGAACCGTCTGTTGAAGTGGATGTCAGCTGCTTCAAATGTGGCGGAGCAGGCTGTAATGTGTGTAAACATACTGGCTGGATCGAAATTTTAGGTGCAGGTATGGTCCATCCTGATGTACTGAAAATGTCCGGCATCGATCCAACTGAATATACAGGCTTTGCCTTTGGCTTAGGTCCTGATAGGGTTGCTATGCTGCGTTATGGTGTCAATGATATTCGGAATTTCTATCAAAATGATTTACGTTTCTTAAATCAGTTCAAGGTAAAGGAGTAG